From a single Georhizobium profundi genomic region:
- a CDS encoding histone deacetylase family protein: MVLPIVHTPDYDAQFSADHRFPMGKYTRLIEILRRDGLLEQGHEVPGIEPQEVFALAHDPAYVAQVFAVAVPEPIEKAIGFPVNERVSRRARAATSGTLLAARIALETGLACNTAGGSHHARRAHGAGFCTFNDVGVAASKLLEEGAIRRAMVVDLDVHQGDGTADIFRDEPRVFTVSVHAERNYPNDKVPSDMDVALPDKVRDDAYLEIVEDTLARACLGPRPDIVFYNAGVDPHADDRLGRLSLTDEGLKRRDRAVIGFFRQRGIPLCGVIGGGYGKDVDAVAERHATLFRVAREFV, encoded by the coding sequence ATGGTGCTCCCGATCGTCCACACCCCCGACTACGATGCGCAGTTTTCTGCTGACCATCGCTTTCCCATGGGCAAATACACCCGGCTGATCGAGATTTTGAGACGCGATGGCCTCCTCGAACAGGGCCATGAGGTGCCCGGGATCGAACCGCAGGAGGTCTTTGCGCTCGCCCATGATCCGGCCTATGTGGCGCAGGTTTTCGCCGTTGCCGTACCCGAGCCGATCGAGAAGGCCATCGGCTTTCCGGTCAATGAGCGCGTATCGCGCCGCGCGCGCGCTGCGACTTCCGGCACGCTTCTGGCGGCACGCATCGCGCTCGAAACCGGCCTTGCTTGCAACACCGCCGGCGGCAGCCACCACGCACGGCGCGCACATGGTGCCGGCTTTTGCACCTTCAACGATGTCGGCGTTGCGGCCTCGAAGCTTCTCGAAGAAGGAGCGATCCGCCGGGCCATGGTGGTCGATCTCGATGTGCACCAGGGCGACGGAACCGCCGACATTTTTCGCGACGAGCCCCGCGTTTTCACGGTGTCGGTTCATGCCGAGCGAAACTATCCGAACGACAAGGTGCCCTCGGACATGGATGTCGCGCTGCCCGACAAGGTTCGCGACGATGCCTATCTGGAAATCGTCGAGGATACACTGGCGCGCGCATGTCTTGGACCGCGGCCTGATATCGTGTTCTACAACGCCGGCGTCGATCCACACGCCGATGATCGGCTCGGCAGGCTCTCCCTGACCGACGAGGGCCTGAAGCGGCGCGACCGCGCGGTCATCGGCTTCTTCCGGCAACGCGGCATCCCCCTTTGCGGGGTCATCGGCGGAGGATACGGCAAGGATGTCGATGCGGTCGCCGAGCGCCACGCGACACTCTTTCGCGTCGCCCGCGAATTTGTCTGA
- a CDS encoding MATE family efflux transporter: MSPNPPISNVSAARSFEVTSRSVLAIALPMTLAFMTTPLIGLTDTAIVGQSGEAAPLGGLAIGAIIFDFVFVSCNFLRAATTGLVAQSAGRGDVGEEQTIFWRALILALGIGIIFVLLAQWITGAGLAFMEPSADVRAAAETYTAIRFLSAPAALANYTILGFVLGRGEARLGLGLQVVINGANIALSLYLGVVLGWGIAGVAWGTVAAECIGAVCGFAIIVGRFSRQSRQGWLSLFDRKALVALMALNRDIMIRSLSLLTAFALFTRTGAQFGPVTLAANAVLLNFFMIAGFYLDGLATASEQIVGRSIGALHRPAFDKAIRLTVMWGFALSGIAAAFFLLAGPALIDIVTTAPEVREAARIYLPWAALTGLAGVLAFQMDGVFIGATWSRDMRNMMVLSLIAFVAMVWFVVPMAGNHGLWAAFNLFLGLRGISLYLLIPRRALATFRQ; this comes from the coding sequence TTGTCGCCCAACCCACCGATTTCCAATGTGTCCGCTGCCCGGTCGTTCGAGGTGACCAGCCGATCGGTGCTCGCGATCGCGCTGCCGATGACGCTCGCCTTCATGACGACGCCGCTGATCGGGTTGACCGACACGGCGATCGTGGGCCAGTCGGGTGAGGCCGCGCCGCTTGGCGGCCTTGCGATCGGGGCCATCATCTTCGATTTTGTGTTCGTCAGCTGCAATTTCCTGCGCGCGGCAACGACCGGGCTGGTCGCGCAATCGGCAGGGCGCGGCGATGTCGGCGAGGAACAGACGATCTTTTGGCGCGCACTGATCCTCGCGCTCGGAATCGGCATCATCTTCGTGCTGCTTGCACAATGGATCACCGGCGCGGGGCTGGCCTTCATGGAGCCCAGCGCGGACGTGCGCGCTGCGGCCGAAACCTATACGGCGATCCGCTTTCTCTCGGCGCCGGCCGCGCTTGCGAACTACACTATCCTTGGTTTTGTCCTCGGTCGCGGAGAAGCCCGGCTCGGCCTCGGTCTGCAGGTGGTGATCAACGGCGCCAACATCGCCCTCTCGCTCTATCTCGGCGTGGTGCTCGGATGGGGCATCGCAGGGGTCGCCTGGGGGACGGTTGCAGCCGAGTGCATCGGCGCCGTCTGCGGCTTCGCGATCATCGTCGGGCGCTTTTCACGCCAATCACGACAGGGCTGGTTGTCGCTCTTCGACCGGAAGGCGCTCGTTGCGCTGATGGCGCTCAATCGCGACATCATGATCCGATCGCTGTCGCTTCTCACCGCCTTCGCGCTGTTCACGCGCACAGGGGCGCAATTCGGACCGGTCACGCTGGCAGCCAATGCGGTGCTTCTCAACTTTTTCATGATCGCAGGGTTTTATCTCGACGGCTTGGCGACGGCCTCCGAGCAGATCGTCGGTCGCTCGATCGGCGCGCTGCATCGGCCGGCTTTCGACAAGGCCATCCGACTGACGGTGATGTGGGGCTTTGCCCTTTCAGGCATTGCAGCCGCGTTCTTTCTGCTGGCGGGGCCGGCGCTGATCGATATCGTCACCACCGCGCCGGAGGTGCGTGAGGCCGCTCGGATCTATCTGCCATGGGCGGCGCTGACCGGGCTAGCCGGCGTGCTGGCATTTCAGATGGACGGCGTCTTCATTGGCGCGACCTGGTCGCGCGACATGCGCAACATGATGGTTTTGTCGCTGATCGCCTTTGTCGCGATGGTCTGGTTCGTCGTGCCCATGGCCGGCAATCACGGGCTTTGGGCCGCGTTCAACCTGTTCCTCGGGCTGCGCGGCATCTCGCTTTATCTGCTCATACCGCGCCGCGCCTTGGCGACGTTCAGGCAGTGA